Proteins encoded within one genomic window of Lynx canadensis isolate LIC74 chromosome B4, mLynCan4.pri.v2, whole genome shotgun sequence:
- the LOC115519487 gene encoding olfactory receptor 9K2-like: MGDRGTDNHSEVTDFILVGFRVRSELHILLFLLFLLVYAMILLGNVGMMTIIMTDPRLNTPMYFFLGNLSFIDLFYSSVIAPKAMINFWSESKSISFAGCVTQLFLFALFIVAEAFLLAAMAYDRFIAICNPLLYSVQMTARLCMQLVAGSYLCGSVSSILLTSVTFTLSFCASRAIDHFYCDYRPLQRISCSDLYFLKVVSFFLCTIIILPTIIVIIVSYMYIVSTVLKIRSTEGRKKAFSTCSSHLGVVSVLYGAVIFMYVIPDRFPELSKVASLCYTLVTPMLNPLIYSLRNKDVKEALKKLLKKNPIL, encoded by the coding sequence ATGGGTGACAGGGGAACAGACAATCACTCGGAAGTGACTGACTTCATCCTTGTAGGCTTCAGGGTCCGCTCTGAGCTCCACATTCtccttttcctgctctttctgcTTGTGTATGCCATGATCCTTCTGGGTAATGTTGGGATGATGACCATTATTATGACTGATCCCCGGCTGAACACACCGATGTATTTCTTCCTAGGCAACCTGTccttcattgatctcttctattcGTCTGTTATTGCACCCAAGGCCATGATCAACTTCTGGTCTGAGAGCAAGTCCATCTCTTTTGCAGGCTGTGTGACAcagctctttctctttgccctcttCATCGTGGCGGAGGCATTTCTCCTGGCagccatggcctatgaccgcttcATTGCCATCTGCAACCCACTCCTCTACTCTGTCCAGATGACAGCACGTCTCTGCATGCAATTGGTGGCTGGTTCCTATTTATGTGGCAGCGTTAGCTCAATTCTTTTGACCAGCGTGACATTTACTTTGTCCTTTTGTGCTTCCCGAGCCATTGACCACTTTTACTGTGATTACCGTCCACTTCAAAGGATTTCTTGTTCTGATCTCTACTTTCTTaaggtggtttcttttttcttatgcaCCATTATTATTTTGCCTACCATAATTGTCATTATTGTTTCCTATATGTATATTGTGTCCACGGTTTTAAAGATAAGATCCACTGAGGGACGTAAGAAAGCGTTTTCCACTTGCAGCTCTCACCTGGGAGTCGTGAGTGTGCTGTATGGTGCTGTGATTTTTATGTATGTCATCCCTGACAGATTTCCTGAGCTGAGTAAAGTGGCCTCGTTATGTTACACCCTAGTCACTCCCATGCTGAATCCTTTGATTTACTCCCTGAGAAACAAAGATGTCAAAGAAGCTCTAAAAAAACTTCTAAAGAAAAATCCTATTCTTTga